The sequence AGATGGCGCGCTCGGTGAAGCTGATCATCGAGTCGTACATCCCGGTGTCGACGTACTGGCCCTCGCCGGTCTGCTCGCGGTGGTTGACGGCTGCGAGGATGCCGATGCAGTTCAGGGTGGCGGTGAAGAGGTCGCCGACGCCGGGGCCGGTCTTCGTCGGTGGCCCATCTGGCTGGCCGGTAGTCTCCATGACGCCGCCCAGCGCCTGGGCGATGAGGTCGAACGACGGCTGACCCTGGCGATAGGTCTCGCCGGTTCGTGGGTCACCAAAGCCGCGGATCGAGGAGTAGATGAGCTGGGGATTGTACTCTGTGAGCGTCTCGTAGCCGAGGTCGTACTTCTCCATCGTGCCCGCACGATAGTTCTCGACCACGACGTCTGCGGTCTCGACGAGCGAGAGAAAGTCCTCGCGGTCCGCTTCGTCACCGAGGTTGAGCTCGATACTCTTTTTCCCGCGGTTGACGCTCTGGAAGTACCCACCGTAGGCTTCCTCCTCCGGATCGTCGACGAACGGGGGGTTCGACCGGATCATGTCGCCACCCGGTCGTTCGACCTTGACGACGTCAGCACCCATGTCTGCGAGTAACATCGTACAGTACGGGCCGGCTAACACCTGGGTCAGATCCACGACGCGCAGATTCGACAGCGCTCCCATACTCTGACCGGAACCGACACTGCGCCAAAAACCTTTACCATCGATCATGAGGATGTGGTGTCGTACCACTGGGATGTGTTGGTGTCACATTGGGCCGATGTAAGGGAATTTAAGGTGTATTATCATGGAAGATCATTAGGTTTATCACCGAGTCCATCATGGTTCCGGATACGATGTCCCAAACGGTCGTCCTCGGCGTGATCGGCTCTGACGCTCACGTCGTTGGCATCACCATCTTGGAGCAGGCTCTCAGTGCAGCTGGATTCGACGTCGTCAACCTCGGCGTCCAGACCTCTCAGGAGGAGTACGCCGAGGCCGCCGTAGAATACGACGCCCAGGCTGTACTGGTCTCCTCGCTCTACGGCCACGCCGAGCAAGACTGTCAGGGATTCCACGAGGTCCTCGAGGATGCAGGCGTCGAGGCGGTCACCTACATCGGCGGGAACCTCGCCGTTGGCCAGGACGACTGGGCCGAGACCCGACGCACGTTCGAGGAACTCGGATTCGATCGCGTCTTCGACTCCGAGACCGACCCCGAAGACGCCATCGCAGCACTCCGGGCCGACCTCGACATCACATCGACCGAGTCGGAGCGAGCGACGATCAGTTCCTAGATGTGGATTCGTAACTAGATGATACGAGACGAACGTATACCATCCGACGAGCTACGGCGTATCGACGAGGAGATCAGGTCCAACTGGGAGACTGGGGCGGACGTCGACTTCGAGGAAGCCATCGAGTACCACGAGTCGCTGCCCGAGCACAAGCGATTCGCGGACGTCCTCGAGTCGGCGGACAAACCCCTCTTGCAGCCACGAGCCGGCGTCCCCCGACTCGACGACCAGATCGAACTGCTCGAGTACCTCCACCGTGAGGGCAAGGCGGACCTCCTGCCGACGACCATCGACTCCTACACGCGTGACAACGAGTACGAGAAGGCCCAGCAGGGCCTCGAGAAGGCCCGTGAAACGGGCGACGACACCCTGAACGGCTTCCCGGCCGTCAACCACGGGGTCGAGGGCTGTCGGAAGCTCATCGACGCGATCGACGCGCCGATCGAAGTTCGCCACGGCACCCCCGACGCCCGCCTGCTCGCCGCGATCACCTTCGCCGGCGGGTTCCAGAGCTTCGAGGGCGGCCCGATCTCCTACAACATCCCCTACACCAAGCGCCACGGACTCGAGGAGACGATCGAGCGCTGGCAGTTCGTCGACCGGCTCGCAGGTGCCTACACCGAACGGGGGATCCGGATCAACCGCGAGCCGTTCGGCCCGCTCACGGGGACGCTCGTGCCTCCGTCGATCGCCATCGCCGTGATGCTGGTCGAGGGGAAACTCGCCGCCACGCAGGGTGTGCGATCGATCACGCTCGGCTACGGTCAGGTCGGCAACGTCGTCCAGGACGTCGCGGCGCTGAACGCGCTGAAGAAACTGGGCAACGAGTACCTGCCCGACGAGGTCGTCGTCACCACCGTCTTCCACGAGTGGATGGGTGGATTCCCACCGGACGAGGCTCGCGCCAACGGCGTGATCAGCCTCGGCGGCATGACCGCCGCTATCGCTCGACCGGACAAGGTCATCACCAAGTCACCCCAGGAGTTCCAGGGCGTCCCGACCAAGGAGGCAAACGCCTCCGGGCTCCGAACCACCCGGCAGGTCATCGACATGGCCATCGAACAGAAGATCGACATCGACGGCATCGAAGAGGAACAGGACCTCATCGAGCGCGAAACGCGCTGTCTGATGGACACGATCTTCGAACACGGCGACGGCGACGTCGTCCAGGGGACGCTCAAGGCCTTCGAATCCGGTGCACTCGACGTCCCCTTCGCACCCAGCGACAGCGCGAAAGGCGCTGTGCTCCCTGCTCGAGACGACGACGGCCGCGTCCGAATCTTCGAGTGGGCCGACCTCGAGATGGACGACGAGATCAAAGAGATCCACAAGGCGCGACTCTCACAGCGTGCGGATACCGAGGGTCGCGAGCAGTCGTTCCGGATGGTTGCAGACGACGTCGACGCGATCAGCGACGGAAAACTCATCGGTCGCCCACAGGGAGGTGCCTGAGATGGAGATTACTGGAATTTACGCCACGCCCGGCTTCTCCGGGTTCTACTTCGACGACCAGCGCGCGATCAAGCAGGGAGCCGAGCAGGATGGCTTCACCTACGAGGGCGACCCCGTCACCGACGGCTTCGACGAGATCCGTCAGGCCGGCGAATCGATCGTCGTCGAGGTCGAGCTCGCCGACGGCACCGTCCACCGCGGGGACTGTGCCGCAGTCCAGTACTCTGGTGCAGGCGGGCGTGACCCGCTGTTCACCGCCGAGGAATACGTGCCCGTGATCGAAGGCCCCGTCGCCGACGAACTCGTCGGCCGCGACGCGACGACGTTCCTCGCGAACGCAGACGCCCTCGAGGAGATGGACGTCGACGGGACCCGCCTGCACACTGCGATCCGCTACGGCGTCTCCCAGGCGCTGCTGGCCGCTTCGGCCCACGCCGAGGGGACGACGATGACCGACGTGATGGCCGACGCACTCGGCACCGAACCGGCGACCGAACCCGTCCCGGTGTTCGGCCAGTCCGGCGACGACCGCTACGTCAACGCCGAGAAGATGTTCATCAAGGGCGTTCCCGTCCTCCCACACGCGCTCATCAACAGCGTCGAGAAGATCGGTGAAGACGGCGAAACGCTGGTCGAGTACGTGGAGTGGCTCACCGACCGCTCACAGGAACTCGGACCCGACGGCTACGAGCCACGATTCCACATCGACGTCTACGGCATGATCGGCGAGATCTTCGGTGCGCCGTACGACCGCGAGGAAGTGGTCGACTACTTCGCCGCACTCGAGGAGGCCGCCGCGCCGTTCTCGATTCAGATCGAGGGACCGATGGACGTCGGCAACCGCGAGGACCAGATTGCGGCGATGGTCGAGCTGCGCGAGGGGCTGGCCGACGCCGGCGTGAACGTCGACATCGTCGCCGACGAGTGGTGTAACACCTTCGAGGACGTGCAGGCGTTCGTCGACGCCGAAGCCGCAGACCTCGTGCAGGTGAAGACGCCCGACCTCGGCGGCATCCACCGCAGCGGGCAGGCAGTCCGCTACTGCGAGGGGACCGACACCCGCGCGTACCTCGGTGGCACCTGCAACGAGACGGACGCCTCCGCACGGGCCTGCGCGCACGTCGCACTCGCGACCAGCGCCGCACAGGTGCTCGCCAAGCCCGGCATGGGCTTCGACGAGGGTTACATGATCGTCGAAAA is a genomic window of Natrarchaeobaculum aegyptiacum containing:
- the mct gene encoding succinyl-CoA:mesaconate CoA-transferase, with the protein product MGALSNLRVVDLTQVLAGPYCTMLLADMGADVVKVERPGGDMIRSNPPFVDDPEEEAYGGYFQSVNRGKKSIELNLGDEADREDFLSLVETADVVVENYRAGTMEKYDLGYETLTEYNPQLIYSSIRGFGDPRTGETYRQGQPSFDLIAQALGGVMETTGQPDGPPTKTGPGVGDLFTATLNCIGILAAVNHREQTGEGQYVDTGMYDSMISFTERAIYQQSYHGEAPTRRGNSHPTLFPYDAFETDDGYAVIAAFNDRHWKELCDVMDREDLAEEYPTTPERLENRDALRVELEKWAIEQTNDELVSSLEGRVPAAPVQTTEEIFADEHVHARDMLVPVEQPGADTDVEIAGNPIKMTETPPKPRGRAPLLDEHRDELLGEEAETSADD
- a CDS encoding methylaspartate mutase subunit E, with the translated sequence MIRDERIPSDELRRIDEEIRSNWETGADVDFEEAIEYHESLPEHKRFADVLESADKPLLQPRAGVPRLDDQIELLEYLHREGKADLLPTTIDSYTRDNEYEKAQQGLEKARETGDDTLNGFPAVNHGVEGCRKLIDAIDAPIEVRHGTPDARLLAAITFAGGFQSFEGGPISYNIPYTKRHGLEETIERWQFVDRLAGAYTERGIRINREPFGPLTGTLVPPSIAIAVMLVEGKLAATQGVRSITLGYGQVGNVVQDVAALNALKKLGNEYLPDEVVVTTVFHEWMGGFPPDEARANGVISLGGMTAAIARPDKVITKSPQEFQGVPTKEANASGLRTTRQVIDMAIEQKIDIDGIEEEQDLIERETRCLMDTIFEHGDGDVVQGTLKAFESGALDVPFAPSDSAKGAVLPARDDDGRVRIFEWADLEMDDEIKEIHKARLSQRADTEGREQSFRMVADDVDAISDGKLIGRPQGGA
- a CDS encoding methylaspartate ammonia-lyase translates to MEITGIYATPGFSGFYFDDQRAIKQGAEQDGFTYEGDPVTDGFDEIRQAGESIVVEVELADGTVHRGDCAAVQYSGAGGRDPLFTAEEYVPVIEGPVADELVGRDATTFLANADALEEMDVDGTRLHTAIRYGVSQALLAASAHAEGTTMTDVMADALGTEPATEPVPVFGQSGDDRYVNAEKMFIKGVPVLPHALINSVEKIGEDGETLVEYVEWLTDRSQELGPDGYEPRFHIDVYGMIGEIFGAPYDREEVVDYFAALEEAAAPFSIQIEGPMDVGNREDQIAAMVELREGLADAGVNVDIVADEWCNTFEDVQAFVDAEAADLVQVKTPDLGGIHRSGQAVRYCEGTDTRAYLGGTCNETDASARACAHVALATSAAQVLAKPGMGFDEGYMIVENEMRRTVARRAREQQLSDTDEITADD
- the glmS gene encoding methylaspartate mutase subunit S, translating into MVPDTMSQTVVLGVIGSDAHVVGITILEQALSAAGFDVVNLGVQTSQEEYAEAAVEYDAQAVLVSSLYGHAEQDCQGFHEVLEDAGVEAVTYIGGNLAVGQDDWAETRRTFEELGFDRVFDSETDPEDAIAALRADLDITSTESERATISS